A portion of the Acidobacteriota bacterium genome contains these proteins:
- a CDS encoding dephospho-CoA kinase, with product MKTPTRSKSSHARRIALTGGIATGKSLCLATFARLGAPIIDADQLARDAVAVGSPGLAAVVRRFGPAVLLRNGQLNRAALGAVIFADPTARKDIEKIIHPHVYAALARWFTALKAPIGVADIPLLFETGHQADFDVVVVAACKPEQQLARLMARGGLSEANARARIAAQGPLADKVAKAHHVIDTSGTLEQTAENTEAVWAKLQS from the coding sequence ATGAAAACACCAACGCGCTCGAAGTCTTCGCACGCTCGTCGCATTGCGCTCACCGGCGGCATCGCCACAGGCAAGTCGTTGTGCCTGGCGACGTTTGCCAGGCTCGGAGCCCCCATCATTGACGCCGATCAGCTGGCGCGCGATGCGGTGGCGGTTGGCTCACCCGGACTCGCCGCCGTGGTCCGCCGGTTCGGCCCAGCCGTGCTGCTACGCAACGGCCAGCTGAATCGCGCCGCGCTCGGCGCGGTCATCTTCGCGGACCCGACGGCGCGCAAGGACATCGAGAAAATCATCCACCCGCACGTGTATGCGGCCCTCGCGCGATGGTTCACGGCGCTCAAGGCGCCCATCGGCGTCGCCGACATTCCGCTGCTCTTCGAGACCGGCCACCAGGCCGACTTCGATGTGGTCGTGGTCGCGGCGTGCAAACCTGAACAACAGCTCGCCCGCCTCATGGCGCGCGGCGGCCTGAGCGAAGCCAACGCCCGCGCCCGCATCGCCGCGCAAGGGCCGCTCGCCGACAAGGTCGCAAAGGCGCACCATGTGATCGATACGAGCGGGACGCTCGAGCAAACCGCCGAGAACACCGAGGCGGTTTGGGCGAAGCTGCAGTCGTAA
- a CDS encoding tetratricopeptide repeat protein, whose protein sequence is MDSGLVLILVITALLVGLAVGKAWERYKLQEGQWVDRRRVRQSPHFIVGLNYLVAGRVDLAIEELEEASKLDPGALELRLMLGNLYRERGQVGRAIQEHQALLQRPRLSQMEHANVLLCLGLDYRRGGFVDRATEAFTEVLKLAPDNESALNNLEKLQEEQHQWQEAYSTRQRLAAIANPAVQTRSKTILAFLEHELGLQALAKSDIPEAIRRFTAAIELHTAVLPAYLSLGDARLKQGDAAAAAAIWEAAVNVSPDRAYLPLERLEALYVSQGRADRFIALCERLTDAAPREWRARAALARHLVSQGQPTRALESLFGALEHNPHALAIHQSIWALLSSLDLPRPLVARYIEITRQSVFYLDPHVCTRCRYRSTELLWQCPQCHEWDAFVEERITPASDVESEMPSGPNVPAPLP, encoded by the coding sequence ATGGACAGTGGACTTGTGCTCATCCTCGTGATTACCGCGCTGCTGGTCGGCCTGGCGGTGGGCAAGGCGTGGGAGCGCTACAAACTTCAGGAGGGCCAGTGGGTGGATCGGCGGCGCGTCCGCCAATCGCCCCACTTCATCGTCGGGCTCAACTACCTGGTGGCCGGGCGCGTGGACCTGGCGATTGAGGAACTGGAAGAAGCGTCGAAGCTGGACCCGGGCGCGCTTGAGTTGCGGCTGATGCTGGGCAACCTGTACCGGGAACGCGGACAGGTGGGGCGTGCGATTCAGGAACATCAGGCCCTGTTGCAGCGGCCGCGGCTGAGCCAGATGGAGCATGCGAACGTGCTGCTCTGCCTCGGGCTCGACTATCGGCGCGGCGGGTTTGTCGATCGCGCCACCGAAGCGTTCACCGAGGTGCTGAAACTGGCGCCCGACAATGAATCGGCGCTCAACAACCTTGAGAAGCTGCAGGAAGAACAGCACCAGTGGCAGGAGGCGTACTCGACACGCCAGCGACTGGCGGCGATCGCGAATCCCGCCGTGCAGACGCGTTCAAAGACCATCCTCGCGTTCCTGGAACACGAGTTGGGCCTGCAGGCGCTCGCCAAGAGCGACATTCCCGAAGCCATCCGGCGATTCACAGCAGCCATTGAGTTGCACACGGCCGTGCTGCCGGCCTATCTCAGCCTGGGCGACGCGCGGCTGAAACAGGGCGACGCGGCGGCGGCCGCAGCCATCTGGGAAGCGGCGGTCAACGTCTCGCCCGATCGCGCGTACCTGCCGCTCGAGCGCCTGGAGGCGCTCTATGTGAGCCAGGGGCGCGCCGATCGGTTTATCGCGCTGTGTGAGCGGCTCACCGACGCGGCGCCGCGAGAGTGGCGCGCGCGCGCGGCGCTCGCGCGCCACCTGGTATCGCAGGGCCAGCCGACACGCGCGCTCGAGTCGCTGTTTGGCGCGCTCGAGCACAACCCCCACGCGCTGGCCATTCATCAATCGATCTGGGCGCTGCTGTCCTCGCTGGACCTGCCCCGCCCGCTCGTGGCCCGCTACATCGAGATCACCCGTCAGTCTGTGTTTTACCTCGACCCCCACGTCTGCACGCGCTGCCGGTACCGCAGCACGGAGTTGTTGTGGCAGTGTCCGCAGTGCCATGAGTGGGATGCGTTTGTGGAAGAACGCATCACGCCGGCAAGCGACGTCGAGTCGGAAATGCCCTCAGGTCCCAACGTGCCAGCCCCTTTGCCATGA
- a CDS encoding HAD hydrolase family protein, producing MPLTDDQLKARSQQLRLLLFDVDGVLTDGTIGVTGAGHEHKSFSIRDGAAIVWAQRTGLRIGLLSGRGSDATTQRAEELKIPIVIQGETDKRTAFLKLAATEGLQAEQIAYMGDDLVDLPVLKLAGLSAAPQDACEEVRERVHVVMRASGGRGAVREFIELILRGQDRWDALVRSHLT from the coding sequence ATGCCCCTGACCGATGACCAGCTCAAAGCCCGATCGCAACAACTGCGCCTCCTGTTGTTCGATGTGGACGGTGTGTTGACCGACGGCACGATCGGCGTGACCGGAGCCGGCCACGAACACAAGTCCTTTTCCATCCGGGATGGCGCGGCCATCGTGTGGGCGCAGCGAACCGGGCTCAGGATTGGGTTGCTGAGCGGCCGCGGGTCGGACGCGACGACACAACGCGCGGAGGAACTGAAGATTCCGATTGTCATCCAGGGCGAAACCGACAAGCGCACGGCGTTCCTGAAGCTGGCGGCCACGGAAGGGCTGCAGGCGGAACAGATCGCGTACATGGGTGACGACCTCGTGGACCTGCCCGTCTTGAAACTGGCAGGTCTGTCGGCGGCGCCCCAGGATGCGTGCGAGGAAGTACGCGAACGTGTGCACGTGGTGATGCGGGCCTCGGGTGGCCGTGGCGCAGTGCGCGAGTTCATCGAGTTGATTTTGCGCGGCCAGGACCGCTGGGACGCCCTCGTGCGCTCCCACCTCACGTGA
- a CDS encoding KpsF/GutQ family sugar-phosphate isomerase translates to MRDDGKDAPGGKDAKDALEIAVQVLDTEARAILGLIPQLSDTFPSAVTLLLSCTGRVIVTGMGKSGIISHKIAATLSSTGTSSFFLHPAEAIHGDLGAVRAEDVVVALSHSGETEELIRLVEAIRRIGARLIALTGNLESTLGQAADIALSCHVAAEACPMNLAPTASTTAALALGDALALALSQRKGFRAEEFADRHPGGKLGKKLMRVDALMHVADAVPMVPGDAPMPLVIHEMSSKRLGMTCVVDSERHLLGIVTDGDLRRHMTPGSALLDQQAHDVMTRQPVTITKGMLAVEAIRLMEQRKITALVVVDDSLRVEGVVHLHDLWRTQMM, encoded by the coding sequence ATGCGTGACGACGGGAAAGACGCGCCAGGCGGGAAAGACGCGAAAGACGCGCTCGAGATTGCCGTGCAGGTGCTCGACACCGAGGCCCGCGCCATTCTGGGTCTCATCCCCCAGCTCAGCGACACGTTTCCCAGCGCGGTGACGCTGCTCCTCTCCTGCACCGGCCGGGTCATTGTCACCGGCATGGGCAAGTCGGGCATCATTTCGCACAAGATTGCGGCCACGCTGTCCAGCACCGGCACGTCGTCGTTTTTCCTGCATCCGGCAGAAGCCATCCATGGCGATCTGGGCGCGGTGCGGGCCGAAGACGTGGTGGTGGCACTGTCGCACAGTGGCGAGACCGAGGAACTCATCCGCCTGGTGGAAGCCATCCGGCGCATCGGCGCGCGGCTCATTGCGCTGACAGGCAACCTCGAGTCCACGCTGGGACAAGCCGCCGACATCGCGCTCAGCTGCCACGTGGCGGCTGAGGCGTGCCCCATGAATCTGGCGCCCACCGCGAGCACGACCGCCGCGCTGGCGCTGGGCGATGCGCTGGCGCTGGCGCTGTCGCAGCGCAAGGGCTTCCGCGCAGAAGAATTCGCGGACCGGCATCCGGGCGGCAAGCTGGGCAAGAAACTGATGCGGGTCGACGCACTGATGCACGTGGCCGACGCGGTGCCGATGGTGCCTGGCGACGCGCCCATGCCGCTCGTCATCCATGAAATGAGCAGCAAGCGCCTGGGGATGACCTGTGTGGTCGATTCCGAGCGCCACCTGCTCGGGATCGTCACAGACGGCGACCTCCGGCGCCACATGACGCCCGGGTCGGCCCTGCTCGACCAGCAGGCGCACGACGTGATGACCCGGCAACCCGTCACCATCACAAAGGGTATGCTTGCTGTGGAAGCCATCAGGCTGATGGAACAGCGGAAGATCACGGCGCTTGTAGTCGTGGATGATTCGCTTCGCGTCGAGGGCGTTGTGCACCTGCACGATCTCTGGCGCACGCAGATGATGTGA
- the kdsA gene encoding 3-deoxy-8-phosphooctulonate synthase, translating into MNLVPVTSDVVLGHRALVLIAGPCVIESPSHVIDIAREVAAIAARVGMPYVFKASFDKANRTSASSFRGPGMTAGLEALRAVKAAVGVPILTDIHEAAQAAPVAEVADVLQIPAFLARQTDLITAAANTGRVVNIKKGQFMAPLDMRHAIAKVTATGNSRVCLTERGYTFGYNNLVVDMRAFPMMRALGAPVIFDVTHSLQLPGGGDGVTAGLAEYIEPMACAGVGAGVDGVFLEVHEDPTRAKSDAQNALRLDLLEPLLRKLVQINEIVKPHA; encoded by the coding sequence ATGAACCTGGTGCCCGTCACGTCCGACGTGGTGCTGGGGCACCGCGCCCTGGTGCTAATCGCCGGGCCGTGTGTGATCGAGAGTCCGTCACACGTCATCGACATCGCGCGTGAAGTGGCCGCGATCGCCGCGCGCGTGGGCATGCCCTACGTGTTCAAGGCGTCGTTCGACAAAGCCAACCGCACATCCGCGTCGTCTTTCCGCGGGCCAGGCATGACCGCGGGCCTCGAGGCGCTGCGGGCCGTCAAGGCCGCCGTCGGCGTGCCGATTCTCACAGACATCCATGAGGCCGCGCAGGCGGCGCCAGTGGCCGAAGTGGCCGACGTCCTGCAGATTCCCGCGTTCCTGGCGCGACAGACCGATCTGATCACGGCCGCGGCCAACACCGGGCGCGTGGTCAATATCAAGAAGGGCCAGTTTATGGCGCCGCTGGACATGCGCCACGCCATTGCGAAGGTCACGGCCACGGGCAACAGCCGTGTCTGCCTCACCGAGCGCGGCTACACGTTTGGCTACAACAACCTCGTGGTGGATATGCGCGCGTTCCCGATGATGCGCGCCCTGGGCGCACCGGTAATCTTTGACGTCACCCACAGCCTGCAGTTGCCGGGCGGCGGCGACGGCGTCACGGCGGGCCTTGCCGAATACATCGAGCCCATGGCGTGCGCCGGCGTTGGCGCCGGAGTGGATGGCGTGTTCCTCGAGGTCCATGAAGATCCGACGCGCGCGAAGAGTGATGCGCAGAATGCGTTGAGGCTCGACCTGCTCGAGCCGTTGCTCCGCAAACTCGTGCAGATCAACGAGATTGTGAAACCCCATGCGTGA
- a CDS encoding CTP synthase: protein MSHSHPDRPVKYIFVTGGVVSSLGKGLAAASIGCLLEGHGYKVALQKFDPYINVDPGTMSPFQHGEVYVTDDGAETDLDLGHYERFTNMVATRNNNWTTGKIYASVIQKERRGDYLGRTVQVIPHITNEIKDAIRSAAAGVDVLLVEIGGTVGDIESLPFLEAIRQFRQDVGRENALFVHLTLVPYIASAHELKTKPTQHSVRDLRSIGIQPDVLLCRTDRPLEDDMKGKIALFCDVDEEAVITARDVSSIYEVPLSLAGEGLDRIVLERLHLPKTEARMDRWQELVDRIREPQGEVTLHFVGKYTDYEDSYKSINEALYHGGFRHRLKVTLKFVEAEALEQPDGARLLDDAVGILVAPGFGDRGSRGMMAAAEFARTRKVPYFGICYGFQWAVVEFARHVAGLAEADSTEVVEDTAHKVIYKLRDLLGVDDMGGTMRLGSYACRLAPDSLSFKLYGDEIIHERHRHRYEFNCAYEKVLTDKGLRIVGRSLDGKFVEIVELPNHPWYVAVQFHPEFKSKPLRPHPLFAGFVEAAYRYAQAQAGLATNVTAIGDRRR from the coding sequence ATGTCTCACTCTCATCCCGATCGCCCGGTCAAGTACATCTTCGTCACCGGCGGCGTCGTCTCGTCGCTTGGCAAAGGACTCGCGGCCGCCTCCATCGGGTGCCTGCTCGAGGGCCACGGCTACAAAGTCGCCCTCCAGAAGTTCGACCCCTACATCAATGTGGATCCCGGCACCATGAGCCCGTTCCAGCACGGCGAGGTCTACGTGACCGACGACGGTGCGGAGACGGACCTGGATTTGGGCCACTACGAGCGGTTCACCAACATGGTGGCCACGCGCAACAACAACTGGACCACGGGCAAAATCTACGCATCGGTCATCCAGAAGGAACGGCGCGGCGACTATCTGGGCCGCACCGTGCAGGTCATCCCGCACATCACGAACGAAATCAAGGACGCCATCCGCTCGGCTGCAGCCGGCGTCGATGTCCTGCTCGTGGAAATCGGCGGCACAGTCGGCGACATCGAGAGCCTGCCGTTTCTTGAAGCCATCCGCCAGTTTCGCCAGGACGTGGGACGCGAAAACGCATTGTTCGTGCACCTGACACTCGTCCCGTACATCGCGTCGGCGCACGAGCTGAAGACCAAGCCCACGCAGCACAGCGTGCGCGACCTGCGCTCGATTGGTATTCAGCCCGACGTGTTGCTCTGCCGCACAGACCGGCCCCTTGAAGACGACATGAAGGGCAAGATCGCGCTCTTCTGCGACGTGGACGAGGAAGCCGTCATCACGGCGCGCGACGTGTCCAGCATCTACGAAGTGCCCCTGAGCCTGGCAGGCGAAGGACTGGACCGCATCGTGCTGGAGCGGCTGCACCTGCCCAAGACCGAAGCGCGCATGGACCGCTGGCAGGAGTTGGTGGACCGCATCCGCGAGCCGCAAGGCGAGGTCACGCTGCACTTCGTCGGCAAATACACCGACTACGAAGACTCGTACAAGAGCATCAACGAGGCGCTGTACCACGGTGGCTTCCGGCACCGCCTCAAGGTCACCCTCAAGTTCGTGGAAGCCGAAGCGCTCGAACAACCCGACGGCGCTCGCCTGCTCGACGATGCGGTGGGGATTTTAGTCGCGCCGGGCTTTGGCGACCGCGGCAGCCGCGGCATGATGGCCGCCGCCGAGTTCGCGCGCACGCGCAAGGTGCCCTACTTCGGCATCTGTTACGGCTTCCAGTGGGCCGTGGTGGAATTTGCCCGGCACGTGGCGGGCCTGGCCGAAGCCGATTCCACCGAAGTGGTGGAAGACACCGCGCACAAGGTCATCTACAAACTCCGCGACCTGCTGGGTGTGGACGACATGGGCGGCACGATGCGGCTCGGCAGTTACGCGTGCCGGCTCGCGCCCGACTCTCTTTCGTTCAAGCTCTACGGCGACGAAATCATCCATGAGCGGCACCGGCATCGCTACGAGTTCAACTGTGCATACGAAAAGGTGCTGACCGACAAGGGCCTGCGCATCGTGGGCCGGTCGCTCGACGGCAAGTTCGTGGAAATTGTCGAACTGCCCAACCACCCGTGGTACGTGGCCGTGCAGTTCCACCCCGAATTCAAGTCGAAGCCCCTGCGCCCGCATCCGCTGTTTGCCGGGTTTGTGGAAGCCGCGTATCGGTACGCGCAGGCACAGGCGGGACTCGCCACCAACGTCACAGCCATCGGTGACCGCCGCCGATGA
- the kdsB gene encoding 3-deoxy-manno-octulosonate cytidylyltransferase: MPVVFPAGLAARGRVVAIIPARYHATRLPGKPLALIAGHPMIEHVYRRAASARHVSDVLVATDDSRIADAVHAFGGTAVMTRADHPSGTDRLAEVAEHLTCDLVVNVQGDEPMLAPASIDAAVAACLDDPSVEMSTLRTPLADADFENPSVVKVVVDLYGDALYFTRAGVPYVRTGHPAPQAWRHLGLYVYRRETLRRLAQLQPTPLEMAEGLEQLRALEHGIHIRTVETLTTSPSVDTPDDLARVRQLMEPSHA, translated from the coding sequence GTGCCAGTAGTCTTCCCCGCTGGGCTTGCTGCGCGGGGCCGGGTCGTTGCCATTATCCCGGCCAGATATCACGCCACCCGTCTCCCTGGAAAACCTCTCGCCCTGATTGCCGGTCACCCGATGATCGAGCACGTGTACCGGCGCGCCGCATCGGCACGACACGTGTCGGACGTGCTCGTGGCCACCGATGATTCGCGCATCGCCGACGCCGTACACGCGTTTGGCGGCACCGCCGTGATGACACGCGCCGATCATCCGTCGGGCACCGATCGCCTCGCTGAAGTGGCCGAACATCTGACGTGTGACCTGGTGGTGAACGTGCAAGGCGACGAACCGATGCTCGCCCCAGCGTCCATCGACGCGGCCGTGGCCGCGTGCCTCGACGACCCGTCGGTCGAGATGAGCACACTGCGCACCCCCCTGGCCGACGCCGACTTCGAAAACCCCAGCGTCGTGAAGGTGGTCGTGGACCTGTACGGCGACGCGTTGTACTTCACACGCGCCGGCGTCCCCTACGTACGTACGGGCCACCCGGCGCCGCAGGCCTGGCGTCATCTCGGCCTGTACGTCTACCGGCGCGAGACGCTGCGACGGCTCGCGCAGTTGCAGCCCACGCCGCTCGAAATGGCGGAAGGCCTGGAACAGCTGCGTGCCCTCGAACACGGCATCCACATCCGCACCGTTGAAACCCTTACTACGTCACCGTCGGTCGATACCCCGGACGATCTCGCCCGCGTACGGCAGTTGATGGAGCCCTCCCATGCGTGA
- the icd gene encoding NADP-dependent isocitrate dehydrogenase, with the protein MSPAAITRTNDTLHVPDNPIIPFIEGDGTGPDIWRASVRVFDAAVAKAYGGTRAISWQEVLAGEKAFQQTGSWLPEATLAAFRQYLVGIKGPLTTPVGGGIRSLNVALRQELDLYVCLRPVRYFRGMETPVKRPDLVDMVIFRENTEDIYAGIEFEQGSDDAKKFGTMLADTFPKLAKKVRFPESSAYGIKPVSREGSERLIRAALKYAIANKRKSLTLVHKGNIMKFTEGGFRDWGYDLAKREFGGVEIDGGPWCKLPDGLIVKDVIADAFLQQILTRPAEYDVIATLNLNGDYISDALAAQVGGIGIAPGGNINYMTGHAVFEATHGTAPKYANLDKVNPGSVILSGDLMFRYMGWTEAADLMVNALEKTIDDKQVTYDLARMIPGATELKTSEFATAMIERL; encoded by the coding sequence ATGAGCCCCGCCGCAATTACCCGCACGAACGACACGCTCCACGTTCCCGACAATCCCATCATTCCTTTTATTGAAGGTGACGGCACCGGCCCCGACATCTGGCGCGCCAGTGTGCGCGTATTTGATGCCGCAGTCGCCAAAGCGTACGGCGGCACGCGTGCCATCTCGTGGCAGGAAGTGTTGGCCGGCGAAAAAGCATTTCAGCAAACGGGTAGCTGGTTGCCCGAAGCCACCCTCGCGGCCTTCCGTCAATATCTTGTGGGCATCAAGGGACCGCTCACGACGCCCGTCGGCGGCGGCATCCGTTCGTTGAACGTCGCGCTCCGGCAGGAACTCGATCTTTATGTGTGCCTGCGGCCCGTGCGCTACTTCCGCGGCATGGAAACGCCCGTGAAACGTCCCGACCTGGTGGACATGGTGATCTTCCGCGAAAACACCGAAGACATTTACGCCGGCATCGAGTTTGAACAGGGGAGCGACGACGCGAAGAAGTTCGGGACGATGCTGGCGGATACTTTCCCCAAGCTCGCGAAGAAAGTCAGGTTCCCCGAGAGTTCGGCGTATGGCATCAAGCCCGTGTCGCGCGAAGGCAGCGAGCGGCTCATCCGCGCCGCGCTCAAGTACGCCATCGCCAACAAGCGCAAGAGCCTCACGCTGGTGCACAAGGGCAACATCATGAAGTTCACCGAAGGGGGTTTTCGCGACTGGGGCTACGACCTCGCGAAGCGCGAATTTGGCGGCGTCGAGATCGACGGCGGGCCCTGGTGCAAACTCCCAGATGGCCTGATCGTCAAGGATGTGATTGCGGATGCGTTCCTGCAGCAGATCCTGACGCGGCCGGCCGAGTACGACGTGATTGCCACGCTGAACCTGAACGGCGACTACATTTCCGATGCGCTCGCGGCGCAGGTGGGCGGCATCGGCATCGCGCCGGGCGGCAACATCAACTACATGACCGGGCACGCCGTGTTTGAAGCCACGCACGGCACGGCGCCCAAGTATGCCAACCTCGACAAGGTCAACCCCGGGTCCGTCATCCTCTCGGGCGACTTGATGTTCCGGTACATGGGCTGGACCGAGGCGGCCGACCTGATGGTCAACGCGCTCGAAAAGACCATCGACGACAAACAGGTCACGTACGACCTGGCGCGCATGATTCCGGGGGCGACCGAACTCAAGACGTCGGAATTCGCCACCGCGATGATCGAACGGCTGTAG
- the mdh gene encoding malate dehydrogenase, whose protein sequence is MNRKVTVVGGAGNVGATVARAIAVKELADVVIVDIAAEKAAGIALDIYEACPIDGSDTRLVGTSDYAASAGSDVVVITSGVPRKPGMSRDDLLNVNYKIMQSVVEQVVKYSPNCIIVPVANPLDAMCQAVYRLSGFPRERVVGMAGVLDSARMRTFIAMELNVSVENIHAFVLGGHGDTMVPLPRFSTVAGIPLTELVAMGRLSQAKLDEICTRTANGGAEITKLVGTSAWYAPGAAAAEMVEAILKDKKSILPCSVYLQGEYGVTDLFVGVPVKLGRGGAEEIIEIRLTPDEQAAFNKSAASVKELTTVIGV, encoded by the coding sequence ATGAATCGCAAAGTCACGGTAGTTGGTGGAGCAGGGAACGTGGGCGCGACGGTGGCGCGGGCTATTGCCGTCAAGGAACTGGCCGATGTGGTCATCGTGGACATTGCGGCCGAAAAGGCGGCGGGCATTGCGCTCGACATCTACGAGGCCTGCCCGATTGACGGGTCAGACACCCGGCTCGTCGGGACGTCGGACTATGCCGCCAGCGCCGGGTCGGACGTGGTGGTGATCACGTCGGGCGTGCCGCGTAAGCCGGGCATGAGCCGCGACGACCTCCTGAACGTGAACTACAAGATCATGCAGTCGGTGGTGGAGCAGGTGGTGAAGTACTCGCCCAACTGCATCATCGTGCCGGTGGCCAACCCGCTGGATGCCATGTGCCAGGCCGTGTACCGGCTGAGCGGTTTCCCGCGCGAACGCGTGGTGGGCATGGCCGGCGTGCTCGACTCGGCGCGGATGCGCACGTTCATCGCCATGGAACTCAACGTGTCGGTGGAAAACATCCACGCGTTTGTGCTGGGTGGCCACGGCGACACCATGGTGCCCCTGCCGAGGTTCTCGACGGTGGCCGGCATTCCGCTGACGGAACTTGTGGCGATGGGCCGCCTCTCGCAGGCCAAACTCGACGAGATCTGCACGCGCACGGCGAACGGCGGCGCAGAAATCACGAAACTCGTGGGCACGAGCGCCTGGTACGCGCCCGGCGCCGCGGCCGCCGAAATGGTGGAGGCGATTCTCAAGGACAAGAAGTCCATCCTCCCGTGTTCGGTCTACCTGCAGGGTGAGTACGGCGTGACGGACCTCTTTGTGGGCGTGCCGGTGAAACTGGGCCGCGGCGGCGCGGAAGAGATCATCGAAATCCGCCTGACGCCCGACGAACAGGCCGCGTTCAACAAGTCCGCCGCGTCGGTCAAAGAACTGACGACTGTAATCGGCGTGTAA
- a CDS encoding serine/threonine protein kinase, protein MTAIPEKIGRYTILGMVGKGGMGVLYRAHDDVLERDVALKMMLVDFSHDTAARERFLREARAVARLAHRNVVTIHELGEVDGTPYIVMEFLGGRDLDALMKADVQLSLVQKLEIASQVCEGLAYAHEQGIVHRDIKPGNVRVLDDGTVKILDFGIAKFAMSSVTQTGTVMGTPSYMAPEQIMGQPIDGRSDLFSAGVLLYELLSGTKPFQGDSPTAVVYQIMNGEPVPLQNAIPDLPEPINDIVTHALRKNPEERYGKAKQMAADLQTVRAMLDPQLHTGKTPVLGMPPADGTGMMTVPLYAKTQSMRAGGPATGTAKVAEPPVAVVVPPREEAGKGPVVWIAGGLVAIALAVGGYFFFVRPDPGATPGGAATSADGAAGTTGAGAGAAGAGAGAALGKDELLVVSTPNGASITINGADTGKVTPAAIPLASVPAGSTVELSLKGFKPISTKITDADLKAGNKDVKFAAEARPVRLIVTGAYPFELVQGSRVISPSAARHEVTVQPGAGVTARSREMLLSQALSISFDRAQAEVTLPAPGVLAVFSAVETCTVSVDGNDLGFPPIPSKSVASGGHTVTLTCPDGKGESRKVTVVPGERLAVTFAPPKESY, encoded by the coding sequence GTGACAGCCATACCGGAAAAGATCGGCCGCTACACCATCCTGGGCATGGTCGGCAAAGGCGGCATGGGCGTGCTTTACCGCGCCCATGACGACGTGCTGGAGCGCGATGTTGCGCTCAAGATGATGCTCGTCGACTTCTCGCACGACACCGCCGCCCGCGAGCGGTTCCTGCGCGAGGCCCGCGCCGTCGCGCGTCTGGCCCACCGCAACGTCGTCACCATCCACGAGCTGGGCGAGGTGGACGGCACCCCCTACATCGTCATGGAATTCCTGGGCGGGCGCGACCTCGACGCCTTGATGAAGGCCGACGTGCAGCTGAGCCTGGTGCAGAAGCTCGAGATCGCCTCGCAGGTGTGCGAAGGCCTGGCGTATGCGCACGAGCAGGGCATCGTGCATCGCGACATCAAGCCCGGCAACGTGCGCGTGCTCGATGACGGCACCGTCAAGATCCTGGACTTCGGCATCGCGAAATTTGCCATGTCGTCGGTGACGCAGACCGGCACCGTGATGGGCACGCCCAGTTACATGGCGCCCGAACAAATCATGGGGCAGCCGATCGACGGCCGGTCGGATCTGTTTTCCGCCGGTGTGCTGCTCTATGAATTGCTGAGCGGCACCAAGCCGTTCCAGGGCGACAGTCCCACGGCCGTGGTCTACCAGATCATGAACGGCGAGCCGGTGCCCCTGCAGAACGCCATTCCGGACCTGCCCGAACCCATCAACGACATCGTCACGCACGCGCTGCGCAAGAATCCCGAGGAGCGCTACGGCAAAGCCAAGCAGATGGCCGCCGACCTCCAGACCGTGCGCGCCATGCTCGATCCACAGTTGCACACCGGCAAGACGCCTGTGCTGGGGATGCCGCCGGCTGACGGCACGGGGATGATGACCGTTCCCCTGTACGCGAAGACCCAAAGCATGCGCGCCGGGGGCCCGGCCACTGGCACCGCGAAAGTTGCCGAGCCGCCGGTGGCGGTGGTGGTGCCGCCGCGCGAAGAGGCGGGCAAGGGCCCGGTGGTCTGGATCGCGGGTGGCTTGGTCGCGATTGCACTGGCCGTGGGTGGGTATTTCTTCTTTGTCAGGCCTGATCCCGGCGCCACTCCGGGCGGAGCCGCCACCTCCGCCGATGGCGCTGCCGGAACAACTGGTGCGGGGGCGGGAGCCGCAGGTGCAGGTGCCGGCGCCGCGCTCGGCAAAGACGAACTGCTCGTGGTGTCCACGCCCAATGGCGCAAGCATCACCATCAACGGCGCGGATACGGGCAAAGTCACGCCGGCCGCCATCCCCTTGGCGAGCGTGCCCGCGGGCAGCACCGTCGAGCTGTCGCTCAAGGGGTTCAAGCCGATCTCCACGAAGATCACGGACGCCGATTTGAAGGCGGGCAACAAGGACGTCAAGTTCGCGGCCGAAGCCCGGCCGGTGCGGCTCATCGTCACCGGGGCGTATCCCTTCGAGTTGGTGCAGGGGTCGCGGGTGATTTCGCCCTCAGCCGCGCGTCATGAAGTGACGGTGCAGCCCGGCGCGGGCGTCACGGCGCGCAGCAGGGAAATGTTGCTGAGCCAGGCGCTCTCGATCAGCTTCGATCGCGCGCAGGCTGAAGTGACGCTGCCGGCCCCCGGCGTGCTCGCGGTGTTTTCCGCGGTGGAAACCTGCACGGTCAGCGTGGATGGCAACGATCTCGGCTTCCCGCCCATCCCGAGCAAATCGGTGGCCTCTGGCGGCCACACCGTGACGCTGACGTGCCCGGATGGTAAAGGTGAGTCGCGTAAAGTCACCGTCGTGCCGGGCGAGCGGCTTGCGGTGACGTTCGCCCCACCCAAGGAGAGCTATTGA